A window of Rhododendron vialii isolate Sample 1 chromosome 11a, ASM3025357v1 contains these coding sequences:
- the LOC131308381 gene encoding beta-amyrin 28-monooxygenase-like codes for MSYTWNVACEAMRLAPPAQMGFKEALTDFTFAGFSIPKGWKACWSVHSTHKDPACFTNPEEFDPTRFEGNGPTPYAYVPFGGGHRICPGKEYARLEILVFIYNLVKKFEWKILVPNERIIFKPSPSPSPENGLPIRLKPHETSCT; via the exons atgagttatacTTGGAATGTAGCATGTGAGGCTATGAGGCTAGCACCCCCTGCTCAAATGGGTTTCAAAGAGGCTTTAACCGACTTCACTTTTGCTGGTTTTTCAATTCCTAAAGGGTGGAAG GCCTGTTGGAGTGTTCACTCAACTCACAAAGATCCTGCCTGCTTCACGAATCCGGAGGAATTTGATCCAACTAGGTTTGAAGGAAATGGACCTACGCCATACGCATACGTACCCTTTGGGGGAGGGCATCGAATATGTCCCGGGAAAGAGTATGCTCGACTAGAGATACTTGTATTTATCTATAATTTGGTGAAGAAGTTCGAATGGAAAATATTAGTTCCAAATGAGAGGATAATTTTTAagccatctccatctccatctcctgAAAACGGTCTTCCGATTCGTCTCAAGCCTCATGAAACCAGTTGCACTTAG